In the genome of Enterococcus sp. DIV2402, the window GAGTAACACGATGCTAGAAGAATGACTAGGTAAATTGAGAAGTGAAGTTTGGTATACTAGTTAAAGGGAGTGAGTGTCATGAAAATATATTTAATTCGCCATGGCGAACCAGATTATGGGCAAGTTACCGAGGCAAAATATAAAGGATTTGGACGGGATTTATCTCGATTAACTAGCGACGGCATACAGCAAGCACAAGCGATTGCTAATCATGCCATTTTTGATGAGAGTGAACTTTTATTAGTTTCACCATATACAAGGACTATGCAAACCGCACTAGAAATCACTCGATTCAAAGAAATTCCCGTCTGCGTGGAATTATTACTCCATGAATGGTTACCTGATAAAACCGGTTATAAATTTGAAAATCCAGAGCAAATGAAAGTAGCTTATCACGATTATTTAAAGGGAACAAAGACGTCTGATTTAGAATTTGAAACCAAAGAAGAAGTCTACCAACGTGTTGCCAGCGTCTTTCAGCACTATAAAAATGCAGGGTATACGTGCATTGCTTGCGTGACACATGCAGAAGTGATTAGAGTATTTACGAAAGTAGAACGAGTTAAATATTGCGGGATATATGAGATGGCATATTGAAATTTAAAGCAATTTCCAGTTGCTTTTATGTTTAGCAGATTTGCTATACAATACTATTAATAACCAATACGTGGAGACGATATGATGGAAATTAAAGAAATTTTACTTAAAATACGAACACAGCATAATCTATCGCAAAAAGAAATGGCAGACCGTTTAATGATTACGCGTCAAGCGGTTAGCCGTTGGGAAACTGGAGAGACCGTGCCAAATACTGAAACATTAAAAATTATTTCAAAGGAATTTGATGTTTCGATTAATACATTGCTGGGGTCTCCAAGAAAGTTGATTTGTCAGTGTTGTGGCATGCCTTTATATGAAGACGCTATTATTGGAAAAGACGCTGACGGTTATTTTAATGAGGAATATTGTAAATGGTGTTACAGCAAGGGAGAATTTGTCTACGATTCCATGCAGAATTTAATGGATTTTCTAGTACCAACTATGGCAACTCACTATCATTTAGAGGAGGCAGATGTGCAGGCATGGTTGGATGAATCATTACCCAAGCTTAATCATTGGCATTGATTAGCCAAAAAATTCAATGAAAGAGAGTGCTAAGATGAGTAGACCAACAACTAAAGTTGATTTAGTAACAGGATCTAATCAGAAATTTTCTGAATTAGAAAAATTACTACATTCTATGACAGAGCTAGAATTGGAGCGAACATTCAACTTTGATAAGGCATTTTTAGAAAAACAACAAGCAACGCATTGGCAACGTGATAAAAATTTGCGAGATGTTCTGATTCATTTGTATGAATGGCACCAACTGCTCCTCAACTGGGTGGCGAATAATAAACAAGGACAAGGCGTATCATTTTTACCTGAGCCTTATAATTGGCGAACATATCCGAAGATGAATATTGAATTTTTGGAGAAACATCAACAGACTTCTTACCATCATGCAAAAGAACTACTTGAACAAAGCCACGTAGATATCATGAAATTAATACATTC includes:
- a CDS encoding zinc ribbon domain-containing protein; this translates as MMEIKEILLKIRTQHNLSQKEMADRLMITRQAVSRWETGETVPNTETLKIISKEFDVSINTLLGSPRKLICQCCGMPLYEDAIIGKDADGYFNEEYCKWCYSKGEFVYDSMQNLMDFLVPTMATHYHLEEADVQAWLDESLPKLNHWH
- a CDS encoding ClbS/DfsB family four-helix bundle protein is translated as MSRPTTKVDLVTGSNQKFSELEKLLHSMTELELERTFNFDKAFLEKQQATHWQRDKNLRDVLIHLYEWHQLLLNWVANNKQGQGVSFLPEPYNWRTYPKMNIEFLEKHQQTSYHHAKELLEQSHVDIMKLIHSFSNDELFAKEALKWTGNTSLGSYCVSVTSSHYDWAIKKIKKHIQTLPNQT
- a CDS encoding histidine phosphatase family protein — its product is MKIYLIRHGEPDYGQVTEAKYKGFGRDLSRLTSDGIQQAQAIANHAIFDESELLLVSPYTRTMQTALEITRFKEIPVCVELLLHEWLPDKTGYKFENPEQMKVAYHDYLKGTKTSDLEFETKEEVYQRVASVFQHYKNAGYTCIACVTHAEVIRVFTKVERVKYCGIYEMAY